CGGGCAGCCGCCAGCCGCAGTACGTTGAAGGAGCCGATGAGGTTGGTGGTGACAATCTCGGTATAGAGTTCCAACGACCCGGGGTTTCCCCGCTTGTCAACCACTCGAACTGGTCCGCCCCGGCCTGCGCAGTGTACGACCACGCGCAATGAGCCGACTTCTTCCGCACTATCAAGGGCCGCACTCACGTCAGTGGCGCTTCGCACATCCGCTGGAACGAATTTTGCCCGTGGGCCGAGGTTGGCAGCCACATCCGCGCCTGCCGAAGACTGCAGGTCGGCGATGATCACCTGCGATCCTTGGTCAAGGAGCCGTCGGACGGTGGCCAGGCCTAGACCCGAGGCGCCTCCAGTCACTACCGCCGATGTTCCATCGATGTTCATCGTTGCCTTTCATTCGATCGCCAGGTGGCAAAACCATGCGCAGGACCCCCATCGTCCTGTGGCCGGGCCGTTCATTTTAAGTCAGTATGTCTCAATAATCGCCTTCACGAAAGAGACTGTCAACGATGACATCTCGCAGTTGGCAGGGACGGGTGCTCACATCGCCTTTGATATGCGACTCGACCGTGGCAGCGGTTCCATCCCGGTCCGCCGGCGGGCCGACGGCCGCTGTCGGCGCACCCGAAGCGTTCTTGACTGGGCTGGCCCGGGCGCGCTCAACGGCAAGATTGCTCACGTCTTCGGCTAGTTCCACGGCTCTCAACTGTGCACCAGCCGTTGCCACTACATTACTGAGACGGTATGGTTCTAAAATCGTCCCGACGGATCGTCCCTGAGATACCAGATGTCCACCACGCCAGCGGGAGTCATCGCAGGGCTCGACAGCGGATCGGCACCGCTGATGGACGGGTTCGCCAGATGCCCGGGTTTCACCTGGGCTTCGGCCCGTTCGCCGCGCGGCAGCGACGCTAACGCGGCGACAATAATCGAAAAATAGGAGAATCATGTCACGTGCGGCCGTCATTATCGATGCAGTTCGCTCCCCGATGGGAAAGGGCAAGCCGCCCAGAGACGGTCGGCCGGGCGGGGCGCTGAGTGGCATGCATCCGGCTGAGCTATTGGGTCAGGTGATCGCGGAGCTGATGAACCGCACCGGGATCGATCCAGCACGCGTGGACGACGTCATCGCGGGCTGCGTCAGCCAAGTCGGCGAACAGGCCGGGCCTGTTGGCAGATGGGCGTGGCTCGCGGCCGGACTGCCCGAAAGTGTTCCGTCTGTGGCCGTTCACCGTGCGTGTGGGTCTAGCCAGCAATCGGCAGACTTCGCAGCGCAGGCCATCATGGCCGGTGCGTGCGACATTGTGGTAGCGGCCGGGGTGGAGTCGATGAGCCGGATACCGATGTTCACCGCTCGGATTGGACAGGATCCCTACGGCCCTTCGGTCGCGAAGAGGTACTCACCTGGCCTCGTCCCACAAGGTGTTTCAGCTGAGCTGATCGCAGCGAGATGGAAGTTAGATCGCGACGCGATCGATGAGTTCTCCGCTTCCTCGCACCGCAAAGCAGCTGCCACGGACTTCAGCTCCGAGATAGTGCCGATAGTGACTCCTGACGGCACAGTGCGCACCGACGAAACCATCCGACCGACCACTACACAAGAGGGCTTAGCCATGCTCAAGTCGTCGTTCTACTCCGAAGAGATGGCCGAGCGGTTTCCAGAGATCACCGACTGGACCATCACGGCGGGCAACTCATCGCAGCTTGCCGATGGTGCAGCCGCGCTGTTGATCATGGCTGACACTACCGCTGCCGAGTTGGGCTTGACCCCGCGGGCGCGGTTTCATTCGTTCGGCTTGGCAGGCGACGACCCTCTGACCATGCTGACAGGTCCAATTCCCGCTACCGAGAAGGTGTTACGGCGCTCACAGCTGACGATCGACGACGTCGACCACTTCGAGATCAACGAAGCGTTCGCACCCGTACCCATGGCGTGGGCACACCACTTCGGCGCCAATCCAGATAAGTTGAATCCATGCGGTGGGGCTATCGCACTGGGCCATCCACTCGGAGCCTCAGGTGCTCGCCTACTTACCACCATGCTGAATGCGCTGGAGGCAAGTGGCGGCCGCTTCGGCCTGCAGTCGATGTGCGAGGCAGGCGGGATGGCGAATGCCACCCTGATCGAACGCCTCTAGCCGCCGGGCCGCAGCAGTGTCACCGATTCGATCGATCTACAGCGATGACCACGAAGTATTCCGCGACAGCGCTGCTCGCTTCATCAATGCCGAAGTCGCTCCCTGGCTAACCGATTGGCACCGCGACAATTCCCTCCAGCGAACCGTCTTTGCTGCTGCGGGAGCTCACGGATTTCTAGGGGTTGCGGTCCCAGAACGATTCGGTGGTGGAGACGCCGAGGACTACGGATTTCTCGCCGTGTTGCTCGAGGAAACGGTCAATGCCGGCGCTACCGGCCTGGCGCTGCTGTGGGCACTGCACTCAGGCGTGGTTATACCTTTCCTTCTTGAGCACACCCCCGCGACCGATCAACGCCGGTGGGCTCCGGGTCTGGCGTCCGGTGAGGTGATCGGTATCCCCACTGCCGGCTTCCGCACGGCGAGTCTGCCCGGTGGGCAACTGGCTGACTTGCTGGTGCTTTCGACCAACGACGTAGTGACCCTCGTGCCTGCCAGCTACCCCGGGGTGCGCATCGCCCCCTTCGGGCCGACCGTGATGGGCAAGGACGCGAGCGCCGCCAATGTGGACATGGAGCTGGCCGACCTGACCGGATGCAGCCGCATTACTGCAGCAGCGGACGCACTGCATCGCGACATCGACCTTTGGCTCGCGGTCATCGCGCTAGCAAGCGCACGTCGGGCCTTGGAACTCGCACTCGACTACGTCGGAAGTCGCCGGATTTTCGGAAGACCGCTGGCCGA
The nucleotide sequence above comes from Mycobacterium vicinigordonae. Encoded proteins:
- a CDS encoding SDR family NAD(P)-dependent oxidoreductase, which gives rise to MNIDGTSAVVTGGASGLGLATVRRLLDQGSQVIIADLQSSAGADVAANLGPRAKFVPADVRSATDVSAALDSAEEVGSLRVVVHCAGRGGPVRVVDKRGNPGSLELYTEIVTTNLIGSFNVLRLAAARMANNEPIDGDRGVIVLTASVAAFEGQIGQIPYASSKAGIVGMTIVAARDLASRKIRVNTIAPGTFDTPLLARLPEDVRQSLSASVPHPSRLGNPDEFARLAVAIIDNGMLNGETIRLDGAIRMAPR
- a CDS encoding thiolase family protein, with the protein product MSRAAVIIDAVRSPMGKGKPPRDGRPGGALSGMHPAELLGQVIAELMNRTGIDPARVDDVIAGCVSQVGEQAGPVGRWAWLAAGLPESVPSVAVHRACGSSQQSADFAAQAIMAGACDIVVAAGVESMSRIPMFTARIGQDPYGPSVAKRYSPGLVPQGVSAELIAARWKLDRDAIDEFSASSHRKAAATDFSSEIVPIVTPDGTVRTDETIRPTTTQEGLAMLKSSFYSEEMAERFPEITDWTITAGNSSQLADGAAALLIMADTTAAELGLTPRARFHSFGLAGDDPLTMLTGPIPATEKVLRRSQLTIDDVDHFEINEAFAPVPMAWAHHFGANPDKLNPCGGAIALGHPLGASGARLLTTMLNALEASGGRFGLQSMCEAGGMANATLIERL
- a CDS encoding acyl-CoA dehydrogenase family protein, giving the protein MSPIRSIYSDDHEVFRDSAARFINAEVAPWLTDWHRDNSLQRTVFAAAGAHGFLGVAVPERFGGGDAEDYGFLAVLLEETVNAGATGLALLWALHSGVVIPFLLEHTPATDQRRWAPGLASGEVIGIPTAGFRTASLPGGQLADLLVLSTNDVVTLVPASYPGVRIAPFGPTVMGKDASAANVDMELADLTGCSRITAAADALHRDIDLWLAVIALASARRALELALDYVGSRRIFGRPLAEFENTQFRLAELTAEQITAASYVDHCLIARAARTLTPQEAATARHVAVEVSDRTADQSLQLHGGYGYMREYPISQTFADARFIRVVGQLYSDPRRVLAAELFGNTDEPRTAS